CTGATCCGCTTGCCCGGCTATCCGGGATTCCTGGCGGCAATGTTTGCCCTGTTCGGACGGGAACATTACACGGCGGTCATGATTGCCCAGGCCTTCATCGATACCAATACGTGCCTGGTGATCGCCGGACTGGCGCTGGAATTGACGAATGCGCGGGCAGCGAAAGCCGCTTACCTTTTAGCTGCATTGTGCCCGTTTACGGCCAGTTACGTGGCCGCTCCGCTTTCTGAGACACTGGCCATCTGCTGCATTGCCCATGCGCTTTATTATGGCGTTCGGGGATTGAAAGCGCTGGAGCAGGACGCTTTTGCCGGCAGACTGTGGGCGATTGCAGGTCTGTGGAGCGCCGCGGGTATCTTCATGCGTCCTGATAACGGACTCATTCTGCCGGCGCTGGGGCTGGCTCTGCTGGTGATACTTTTCCGCAAGACAAACAAGAAGCAGGTGGTTTTGGCAGGTCTGCTGTTGGCCATCACCGGCCTTGGGCCGCTTGTGCCCTGGACAGTCCGTAACTGGCACGTCTTCCACGTATGGCAGCCGCTGGCTTCACGTTACGCCAATGACCCGGAAGAATTTCTTCCGCGCGGCTTTAATCATTGGGTGAAGACATGGATGGCCGATTATGTCTCAGTGGATGAGGTGTACTGGAAAGTCTCCGGCGAGCCGATTGATCCGCAGCAACTTCCTGAACGCGCATTCGATAATCGAGCGGAGTACGAAAAGACGCTGGCGGTAATCGCGCGTTACAACCAGCAACTCTATATCAATCCGCAGATGGATGCCGAGTTTGAGGAGATTGCGCGACAGCGGCAGGAACATAGCCACCTGCGTTATTTCGTCTGGCTGCCATTTCTGCGGACTGCGGACATGTGGTTGCGACCTCGTACGGAGTTGTTGGACGTGGAAACCCGCTGGTGGGAGTTCCGGCAGCATGAGAAGGAAAGCTGGTTCGCACTGTTTTGGGCGGGGCTGAATCTGTTTTACCTGGTGGCGGCGTTTCGCGGATGGCTGATTTCTCGTCTGGGCATCGCGGGAGTTTTTGTGATCAGCTTTATTCTACTGCGGTCCCTCTTTTTGAGTTCGCTGGAAAATCCCGAACCGCGGTACATGCTGGAATGTTTTCCGGTGGTCTTGGCGCTGGCTGGAGCAGCATTCACGCGGAGACAAAATGCCTTAAGCAGCCTTCAAATCAGCCAAGTTAATTCTTACACCACAAAAAGTTAAGCCCGCCGGTTTTGAGGCCGGCGGGCCAGATCAAAACAGCGATCTTTGGTTAGAAGGTAAACTTTCCGCTGATGCTGACCACGCGACCGGCAGCAGTGGTCTGTGCGGGGTTATTGAATCCCACGCCAAATAGACTTGGCGCAGTGCCCAGACCAGCATCTTCCATATTCGGATCGATGCTGCTGTAGTTGAAGTGGTTCAGCGCATTGGTTGCAGTCATGCGCATTTCGAAGTTGCCACGTTCACCCATCTTGATGTTCTTGAAGATGGTCGCGTCCAGCCGGTTTGAAGGAGCGTCAACCAGCGGATTGCGTGGAACGTTGCCGAATGGCGTACCGAATACTTTCTGCGCGGTATGCATGTTGATGATGTAGCGAACATCGTTGTTTGTGATGGGCACAAGATTAAGTACCGTGCAAGCTGAACCACGGAGGAAGCCGCGCGGATCGCAACCTTGTGGAGCGTTCAAGGCGTTGAAGCTCAGAAGTTGGTTGTTTCCAGCCCCAAAGCTGGCGCAGTTTGTAGCCGTAGCGCCGAGTAATGAAACCAGATCACCGCAGAAGATACCGACTGTGCTAGCCGGGGCGCTCAAGCTGCCATAGAATGGCCGTGCCGGATCGCCCACAAAGGCATTAGCAAAGTTTGTATCAAAGTAGTTCCCATTGGCGGAGAGTCTTGAATTGACTCCACCAAATACGCCGCCTTGGCGGGGAGTGAACGGTTGTCCGGAGCCGTACACATAGGACCCGGAAAGCGCCCAGCCGCCCAGTACATGACCGAACAATCCGTGCTGCTCTTTAAAGAACGGAATGCTTTCGGTGACGGACACGGTAAACGCATTGGGAATGTTCAGGCCGGAGATGGAACGTTCAGCATCTCCTGTCTGGAACGGGTTCTGCGCGGCGAACAGAGTATTGCCCGCCGTGCCGGTAGCGAAGATCTCGCTCACGTTGTCCAGGTTTTTGCTAAACGTGTAACCAACCCGCAGTTGCAACTGCTTGAACAGGTTGTTGGCGCGGAGCTCTGTCTGGAAAGCATGATAATCAGAGAACCCACCGTTGGTACGGGCGCGAACTACGCCCAGACCGCAGTTGACGCGTCCTACATCCGATCCAGCGCCCGGTCCTACTTGCTGGGTCGTCAGACAAGGCGAAAGGGCAGATGCGTTGGGAACCAGGTTCGGGAAGTCCTGCAATAGACCATTCTTCCCGGCAACGGTGGTTCCAAGATAAGGGTTGGCATCCACGGTCTGGTAAAGGTTGGTGCCTTTATTGCCGACGTAACGAGCCTCCCACACGGCATTCTTGGTGAGTTCACGCTCAAAACCGAAGCTCCAGCTGTGTACTTTGTCCGGTCCAAGCGGCTCAG
This portion of the Terriglobia bacterium genome encodes:
- a CDS encoding glycosyltransferase family 39 protein encodes the protein MIKLIELVRRNWPFFLLVTIAGVALRLFFVFRYPHLAGDTWVYGDIAKNWLDHGIFGLTDNGAARPTLIRLPGYPGFLAAMFALFGREHYTAVMIAQAFIDTNTCLVIAGLALELTNARAAKAAYLLAALCPFTASYVAAPLSETLAICCIAHALYYGVRGLKALEQDAFAGRLWAIAGLWSAAGIFMRPDNGLILPALGLALLVILFRKTNKKQVVLAGLLLAITGLGPLVPWTVRNWHVFHVWQPLASRYANDPEEFLPRGFNHWVKTWMADYVSVDEVYWKVSGEPIDPQQLPERAFDNRAEYEKTLAVIARYNQQLYINPQMDAEFEEIARQRQEHSHLRYFVWLPFLRTADMWLRPRTELLDVETRWWEFRQHEKESWFALFWAGLNLFYLVAAFRGWLISRLGIAGVFVISFILLRSLFLSSLENPEPRYMLECFPVVLALAGAAFTRRQNALSSLQISQVNSYTTKS